A single window of Arcobacter venerupis DNA harbors:
- a CDS encoding (2Fe-2S)-binding protein, with amino-acid sequence MQFITVNDKKYELKDISEETPILWVLRDYLNMTGTKFGCGVGQCGACTVLLDNIAIRSCSTPLSEVGNKKIITIETQTDKTVQKLQKFWVQEDVVQCGYCQSGQIMNAAGLVKSNPKPNEEEILSAMNGNICRCGTYNKIKTAIKAATVEA; translated from the coding sequence ATGCAATTTATTACAGTAAATGATAAAAAATATGAATTAAAAGATATATCAGAAGAGACACCAATATTATGGGTATTAAGAGATTATTTAAATATGACTGGTACGAAGTTTGGATGTGGTGTTGGACAATGTGGAGCCTGTACAGTGTTACTTGACAATATTGCTATTAGAAGTTGCTCAACACCTCTTAGTGAAGTTGGAAACAAAAAAATAATTACAATAGAAACACAAACAGATAAAACTGTACAAAAACTACAAAAATTTTGGGTACAAGAAGATGTGGTTCAATGTGGATATTGTCAATCTGGACAAATAATGAATGCAGCTGGACTTGTAAAATCAAATCCTAAACCAAATGAAGAAGAAATATTGTCAGCAATGAATGGAAATATTTGTAGATGTGGAACATATAATAAAATCAAAACAGCTATAAAAGCTGCAACAGTGGAGGCTTAA
- a CDS encoding thioredoxin family protein, translating into MKLSFKRVMFMCFLIFTFLSINANAQEGKLSGGVSHEIPSWFKESFLDIKEDIDEAKAKNRHYMIFMDLDACPYCAKMLKDNFLQQNKTSDFIKKYFDVVEINVKGSREVTWDENTTLSEKELASKLEIQYSPTILFFDDKKEIVLRVNGYRSPEDFKLILEYIQGEYYKNMNLMEYANKIDKQTLYTFKDNDMFKNIKDLSKIKTPLAIIFEDGSCTQCDYFHDKVLKNKDVKSELKKFTAIRLDANSTEEIIDVDGNKTTPKEWAQKINLDYRPGVLLYDDKKLITTVDALLYSFHFKEILRYVSGKYYEQYPRSYLDYLKVREAELLKQGININIAE; encoded by the coding sequence ATGAAATTATCATTCAAGAGAGTAATGTTTATGTGTTTTTTAATCTTTACATTTTTAAGTATAAATGCAAATGCTCAAGAGGGAAAATTAAGTGGTGGAGTATCACATGAAATTCCTAGTTGGTTTAAAGAGAGTTTTTTAGATATTAAAGAAGATATTGATGAAGCAAAAGCGAAAAATAGACATTACATGATATTTATGGATTTAGATGCTTGTCCTTATTGTGCAAAAATGTTAAAAGATAATTTTTTACAACAGAATAAAACAAGTGATTTTATAAAAAAATATTTTGATGTAGTTGAAATAAATGTAAAAGGAAGTCGCGAAGTTACTTGGGATGAAAATACAACGTTAAGTGAAAAAGAACTAGCTTCAAAATTAGAGATTCAATATAGTCCAACAATCTTATTTTTTGATGATAAAAAAGAGATTGTTTTACGAGTAAATGGATATAGAAGTCCAGAAGATTTTAAATTGATTTTGGAATATATTCAAGGTGAATATTATAAAAATATGAATTTAATGGAATATGCTAACAAAATCGATAAACAAACTCTTTATACTTTTAAAGATAATGATATGTTTAAAAATATCAAAGATTTATCAAAAATAAAAACGCCTCTTGCTATTATCTTTGAAGATGGTAGTTGTACTCAGTGTGATTATTTTCATGATAAAGTACTAAAAAATAAAGATGTAAAAAGTGAATTAAAAAAATTCACAGCTATAAGATTAGATGCAAATAGTACAGAAGAAATTATTGATGTTGATGGAAATAAAACAACACCAAAAGAATGGGCACAAAAAATAAACCTAGATTATAGGCCGGGCGTTTTACTTTATGATGACAAAAAACTAATCACAACTGTTGATGCACTTTTATATTCATTTCATTTCAAAGAGATACTTAGATATGTAAGTGGGAAATATTATGAACAGTATCCAAGAAGTTATTTGGATTATTTAAAAGTAAGAGAAGCAGAACTTTTAAAACAAGGAATAAATATTAATATTGCAGAATAA